The following DNA comes from Mya arenaria isolate MELC-2E11 chromosome 11, ASM2691426v1.
tttacatgaACCCAATACTTGCATGGTTAAATGCACATAACATGTATGTTACTGTATGAAACCATGCACATAGCATTACTATATTTATGTTACTGTATGTAATTCCCACATTTATGAAATCTTCTAAAACTTGAATAATTACTATCAGGTAGGAAAAAAGGTTAACCTCACAGTGATTTACTATTGAAGTTTTACAGTGCCAAGGCGGTTTAATATGCATATATCGAGCATTCCATCATGATTAATCTCCAAGTCACGCAGTGTTCTGCCAAGAATGTGAAAACTTGGGGCCCAATGAAAAGAAGGGGCCATTTTAAATGATGGATGATGTAGGACAGCTCTCAAAAACTATATGacgctttgtcttagaaataaatgcattaatgatgtaattatgtgcctgtcaaacacataaaaaaggttaaacaagggagataatttgTATTGAGATTGATATGGACTAATGTTACCCGATATCATATGCCTCTTCTTGAATATTATTTGGGACAACCTAAAATTCCATTGTACTagaaattcatatatttaaaaaaaaggaacACGGTAATAACTAATTAATATTCgaaaaattcattaaaatcttaataacCATCaagttcaaagacaaaatattcTGATTTCCACAGAACTATAAAAACTTAAACTTAAGTGAAACAACTTTAATAGAATACATACAGGACTCACagctgtattttttttgtaattcaatacaaacatttagCACTTCATGATTCATAGACATGTTAGgatcacattttcatttttaaaaaaaaatgagcaaaaaaaatcatctaaCTACATTGTATGAAACAAACATGGCTGCAGTAACGATCAAATAACAGACAAAAACTTGAACatgtgaacaaacaaaacagtgaaacagCACAAATCAATAGTAAACAACAAAGACAAATATTAATATCATGATCTTAGAATATTTCCCTCCTCTTTCTCTTTCTTGTATGAGAAACTTCCACCTCCAATCCAGTTCTCTTGTTTCTCCCAAAGTCTGTCTGAGACTGCGCAGTTAGCTGCAGAGTTATTGCACTTGAATTTAATTTCGCCGATGACAATAATTTCCGCACACCCTTCATTTTCTGACTGTGCAGCAAGAGATCCACTGGTTCAGGGGTGACCACAGCAAAACTATCTCCAAGTTTATTGTCATCTGCCattttatcaccatcatgatccAACGACCCACCGGATGTAATCGCATCAACTTCTGAGTTTGTATTCTGATCAGTTGGCTCAGGAGTCTGATGATCTTCTGAAGGGGCGCTATCTGGTGGTTTTCTGAACATCATCATGTCGGCTGGACTCTCTGCTTTCAACATTGAGTCAACGGTCATACCAACAAATGGCGTACTATTAGACTTAGAGCTCAGAAACTCGTTCAAATCAACATTGACCCTCTCACTTGTTGATGAGGGAGTAGATGTTGTGGTCCCGCTAGTGAAAGGCTCTCCGCCTGTCAACAGATAGTCTGGATTTAAAATGGACTCCCCACAGGCTTGGGCTAGAGCTGCGATATTGGGGTTAGGGGGCGTTTCCCTCTGACTGTCACTTCCACCAACTTTAGAGACAAGTTCCTCAATTGTATGTTTGATTTTCTCTTCCTCATTACCCCCGTTGACAACAGTTTCTGTGCCATTCCCATTTTCCAAGGCTTTTCCACTCTTACACCTCTTTCGCTTCTTACTTCCCCTAACAGAGACTTTCTCGTTATCTTCCTTAACAATTCCATTGCCATTTACATCACAGTTAACATCATTTTCATCTTCACTACTATCATTTTCACTGGATGATTCATCCACCTCTCCCTGAGCATGAATATGGATACATTTTCTCACCCGAGAATCAAACTTTCCTAACGAGTACACAAACTGTTTCGCCCACACTGTGTGCAGAACAGGTGTTGCACTATCCTCTTCCCACTGACAAATACCATCGTAGAATCGGAGAAAATTCATGTATGATTCCGTGTCATGAAGAAGGGTGGAGCGTCGCAGTCTAGAAGCGTTGTCATTGGATACAACTTTCATCACGTTCGGCAACCAGTCATTTGCAATTTCTATGaattctttatatatttcttcATCTTCTCTGTTGTAGTTGTAACTGAAAAAGAAAGCTTTTCATAACAACAGTGCCATAGCAATACTAAATTGCACTAGCTTACAAGATGTAATATGAGCctgtcaaaaacataaaaaagtcaATCGAGGGCcatatttgtattaaggataatacagtaaaacctggttgaacggtcacctgctttaaatggccacctgccttatcgggccactccaaattccccccgtacgtttttactatataaagtacGTGCATTAAGCAGCCAACTGTCAAGCTTTATGTGATACTGAAATTGACGGAAAAGAACGACAGCCTCGGATATTTCCGTCGtccaatgaaaatgcatacaacatcaTACGATTACCATGCGTGTTTACTTatcgagaaatcatgtttataacacgtTGGCAAATGTATCGATCAGAATTGACACACTTTATagtaaagatattttaataattggcGTTAATAATTACGAAGTTAATTGTCAAATACCGACAAGGAACGCcggtta
Coding sequences within:
- the LOC128208270 gene encoding menin-like — encoded protein: MAGFERAKQHFPLQKIDDVVDLFRDQLKNSDGIDLSLLSIIIGTIENSLTINRSATTNRESELNLQPIFPIIEWETIEALYTKFVTHIKSTVDLSQYPDKYASRELVKKLSDVIWGGLTRAFYKDRAHLQSLYSFLTGNKLDCFGVAFAVVAAFQVLGFTDVHLALSEDHAWVVFGEGQQYSAEVTWHGKGNEDKRGQPINEAVSEKRWLYLNGHPVVCDLEMEVAAMVSAINPFITVSIDSVEMGSLQQELLWLLYDMGHLAKYPMALGNLADLEEICETPGRPPPVSLFNEGVESAVHFYDNQHIYPYTYLAGHLYRMGKYREALESWAKASDVVKNYNYNREDEEIYKEFIEIANDWLPNVMKVVSNDNASRLRRSTLLHDTESYMNFLRFYDGICQWEEDSATPVLHTVWAKQFVYSLGKFDSRVRKCIHIHAQGEVDESSSENDSSEDENDVNCDVNGNGIVKEDNEKVSVRGSKKRKRCKSGKALENGNGTETVVNGGNEEEKIKHTIEELVSKVGGSDSQRETPPNPNIAALAQACGESILNPDYLLTGGEPFTSGTTTSTPSSTSERVNVDLNEFLSSKSNSTPFVGMTVDSMLKAESPADMMMFRKPPDSAPSEDHQTPEPTDQNTNSEVDAITSGGSLDHDGDKMADDNKLGDSFAVVTPEPVDLLLHSQKMKGVRKLLSSAKLNSSAITLQLTAQSQTDFGRNKRTGLEVEVSHTRKRKRREIF